In the Engystomops pustulosus chromosome 2, aEngPut4.maternal, whole genome shotgun sequence genome, one interval contains:
- the LOC140117044 gene encoding coagulation factor X-like, protein MAGKTCLILLISLPVVLLKPAENVFVSHNDANGILKRWKRANSPFEEFKKGNLERECFEERCNHEEAREVFEDEDKTREFWNKYVDGDQCSSSPCQYGGSCKDGIGEFTCLCNSGFEGKTCEIVIQKMCSLNNGGCDQYCKVDHRDIICSCTTGYKLGDDGKSCVAEDTYPCGKRPGFRAKRSLPEEVESPTNHTDGSKLNETASSAPISNNIQPEEVLPDLSLDDLDDDYNPNERIVGGKDCRFGECPWQAVLLSEDNEPFCGGTILSKQFILTAAHCINQTKYIKVIVGEMNTQRKEAGEAIHIVDKIIIHPKFVRLTYDFDIAVIKLKEAINYTDNIIPACLPDPDFAEEVLMKEREAMVSGFGRLHERGAQATKLQKLNVPYVSRQTCKESSKFPITDNMFCAGYDKEVKDACQGDSGGPHVTPYKDTYFVTGIVSWGEGCAQQGKYGVYTKVSKLNKWLKGVLKRHQFAKVAARNQLLKQHGFQCFRRSKMAHSVNMLCISSLVLLVLQTEATVFLSSEKAKQVIQRTKRANFMHIEEIQKGDLERECLEEICSYEEARETFEDTDKTMSFWATYYEGKPCSSSPCKNAGACTDSIRNYTCNCLEGYKGNNCQFATNECYPNAQDGCQHFCEPNHAPEAYMCSCASGYTLGEDTKSCYPADPYACGQLLNDENTTVLGRQENYTNPFPWQVLLLDSEETPFCSGVILKQALVLTTAECSSQQSPIFILAGNRDMENTQKIKVASHRVHTKYTKDTGDNDIALLKLEEGIKFNRSVLPICIPQKDFAENVLMTRMPGTVSGWTEDLDHTRSVPIQFHVNETDKETCEAAFNVTQTNRMFCGTSDRNIDSGLVDGSHIAIEHKGAWFLTGIARSINHELWSPNVFTFTKISRYVMWLRQNSS, encoded by the exons AGAGAATTTTGGAACAAGTATGTTG atGGTGACCAGTGTTCATCCAGTCCTTGCCAATATGGTGGGTCATGTAAAGATGGAATTGGTGAATTCACATGTCTCTGCAATTCTGGTTTTGAGGGCAAAACTTGTGAGATAG TAATTCAGAAGATGTGCAGTCTGAACAATGGCGGCTGTGACCAGTATTGTAAGGTAGACCACAGAGATATTATCTGTTCTTGTACCACGGGATATAAGCTAGGAGATGACGGGAAATCCTGTGTTGCAGAGG ACACATACCCATGTGGAAAAAGACCTGGCTTTAGGGCCAAGAGGTCCTTACCAGAGGAAGTGGAAAGTCCTACAAACCACACAGATGGTTCTAAGTTAAATGAAACTGCAAGTAGTGCACCAATCAGTAATAACATCCAGCCTGAAGAAGTCCTTCCTGACCTTTCATTAGATGATTTAGATGACGACTATAACCCAAATGAAAGAATTGTTGGTGGAAAAGACTGCAGATTTGGAGAATGCCCATGGCAG GCTGTCTTGTTGAGTGAAGATAATGAACCGTTCTGTGGTGGAACAATCCTGTCCAAGCAGTTTATCCTCACAGCAGCACACTGCATAAACCAGACAAAATACATCAAAGTTATTGTAG GGGAGATGAATACTCAAAGGAAGGAAGCTGGTGAAGCTATACACATAGTGGATAAGATAATTATACACCCTAAATTTGTCAGGTTAACCTATGACTTTGATATAGCTGTCATAAAGCTGAAAGAAGCCATTAACTACACTGATAATATAATTCCGGCATGCCTCCCAGATCCTGATTTTGCTGAGGAAGTCCTAATGAAAGAGCGGGAGGCCATGGTAAGCGGTTTTGGACGTCTTCATGAGCGAGGGGCTCAGGCCACAAAACTTCAAAAGCTAAATGTACCATATGTTAGTAGGCAAACTTGTAAAGAATCCAGTAAGTTCCCAATCACAGACAACATGTTTTGTGCCGGCTATGACAAAGAAGTGAAAGATGCTTGCCAGGGAGACAGCGGAGGCCCACATGTCACTCCATACAAAGACACTTATTTTGTGACCGGAATTGTTAGCTGGGGAGAAGGCTGTGCACAACAAGGAAAATATGGTGTATACACTAAGGTATCCAAATTAAATAAATGGCTTAAAGGAGTACTGAAAAGACACCAGT ttgcaaaagttgcTGCCAGGAACCAGCTCTTAAAACAACACGGCTTCCAATGTTTCCGAAGGAGCAAAATGGCACATTCTGTGAATATGCTGTGCATTTCCTCCCTAGTACTCCTTGTCCTGCAGACAGAAGCAACAG TTTTCTTATCTAGTGAAAAGGCCAAGCAAGTAATACAAAGAACCAAGAGGGCCAACTTCATGCATATAGAAGAAATTCAGAAAGGAGATTTAGAAAGAGAGTGTCTAGAAGAAATCTGTTCATATGAAGAGGCGAGAGAAACATTTGAGGACACAGATAAAACA ATGTCATTTTGGGCAACTTATTATG AAGGCAAACCATGTTCCTCGAGCCCTTGTAAAAATGCTGGAGCTTGCACTGATTCCATTCGAAATTATACATGCAACTGTCTTGAAGGCTACAAAGGAAATAACTGCCAATTTG CAACCAATGAATGCTACCCCAATGCACAAGATGGGTGCCAGCACTTCTGTGAGCCCAATCATGCCCCAGAGGCTTATATGTGTTCATGTGCATCTGGATACACGCTTGGTGAAGATACAAAGTCATGTTACCCAGCAG ATCCCTATGCTTGTGGACAGTTGCTGAATGACGAGAATACTACAGTGCTCGGACGCCAGGAAAACTACACCAATCCTTTTCCTTGGCAG gTACTACTATTAGATTCAGAAGAGACACCTTTCTGCAGTGGAGTTATACTCAAGCAGGCCTTGGTACTTACTACTGCAGAGTGCAGCAGTCAGCAAAGTCCAATTTTCATTCTGGCAG gaAACAGAGACATGGAGAACACACAGAAGATCAAGGTGGCAAGCCATCGTGTTCACACAAAATATACCAAAGACACTGGGGACAATGACATAGCGCTGCTCAAACTTGAAGAAGGTATTAAGTTCAATCGATCTGTTCTACCCATCTGCATCCCCCAAAAAGACTTTGCAGAGAACGTACTGATGACACGTATGCCTGGTACAGTTAGTGGCTGGACGGAAGATTTGGATCATACAAGATCGGTGCCCATTCAATTTCATGTAAATGAGACTGACAAAGAAACTTGTGAAGCTGCTTTCAATGTAACACAAACAAACCGAATGTTCTGTGGAACATCAGATAGAAACATAGACTCTGGCCTGGTTGATGGGAGCCATATTGCTATTGAGCACAAGGGTGCATGGTTTTTGACCGGGATCGCAAGATCAATCAATCATGAATTATGGAGTCCAAATGTCTTTACATTTACCAAAATATCCAGATATGTCATGTGGTTAAGGCAGAACAGCAGCTAA